GTGGACGTCCGGTGACGGCAGGAGGTTGTACGGCGGCCACCGGCCCACGGGCGTACGACACGACCTGCACCCCGAGGCCCACCGCCGCCAGCGCCTCGACGACCGACAACACCAGCAGCCCCGCCCCGACCTGGCCACTGCCCCAGTAGACGCCGAGACCGGCGAGCGGCACGACGCAGAAGGCGAGCAGGTCGATTCCGCACTGGATCACTTTGCGCGAGGCCCTGCGGGTGTCACCGCGATGGGCGGTCTCCCACCGGAACACGACGTCGGTGTCGGCGAGTTCGGCGAGCCGCGGCGCCAGGTCCCCCCGCACATAGGCGCCGATCGCGGAGATCTTCTCGTCGTTGACGAGGTACGTCCACCCGAGGACGACACACACGGGCGGCAACGCCAGCAGCATGGATGTCTGTTTGGCCTGCGCGGCGGCGGCCACGACAGCGGCCACCACGGCGAGGGTCACATAGAGCAGGTTGTCCCGAAACCCGATCCGCGCCTTCTGCTCGTCCTTGACGCTCTGGTACTCGGCGAGCAGCAACTGCCCCTTGGTGACACCGCGTTCCGATCGTTCCGACATGCGTCCCCCGCCCTCCCCGCACACAACCACCGGATGCACCCTCTGCGCGGGCGACTTGGCAGCACCCTAAGACCCAGAGCCGCTGCACGGTCATTGACCTGACTAGACCACTCCTCTTACGTTCACCGGGCAGACAACTCGACTCGGCCACAACGACGTAGGCCAGTAGGAGGTCGTGCCCGTGCGCCCCACCGCCGCCGCTCCACTTCTCCTCGCAACGCTGATCACCGCCGCGTCCCTCACCGCGTGCAGCTCTGGTTCCGGAAGTGATCCGGACACCGTCAAGATCTCGTTCAAGCAGTCCACGGACAACTCGATCAAGATCATGGACACCTACCTGGCCGACATCAAGAAGCAGTTCGAGAAGGCGAATCCCGGCAAGAAGGTCGAGCTGGTCCCGATCAAGGCGCCGGACTCGGAGTACTACACGAAACTGCAGCAGATGCTGCGCTCCCCGAAGACGGCTCCCGACCTGGTCTATGAGGACACCTTCCTCATCAACTCGGACATCACCAGCGGGTACTTGAAGCCGCTCGACCCGTACCTCGCGAAGTGGAAGGACTGGGGTCAGTTCATCGACACCGCGAAGACGGCGGCCAAGGCGCAGGACGGGAAGACGTATGGCGTCCCGGACGGGACGGACACCAGGGGCCTCTGGTTCGACAAGAACATCTTCAAGAAGGCGGGCCTGCCTGCCGATTGGCAGCCGAAGACGTGGGACGAGGTCCTCGACGCCGCCCGCACGGTGAAGCGGAAGGTGCCCGGCGTCACCCCTCTCAACGTCTACACGGGCAAGCCGGCGGGCGAGGCCGCCACGATGCAGGGCATGGAGATGCTCCTGTACGGGACGGGCGACGGAAAGTCGGACCCCCTGTACGACACGGCGTCGAAGAAGTGGATCGCGGGCGGCCAGGGCTTCAAGGACTCGTTGAAGTTCGTCGAGACGGTCTACAAGGAGAAGCTGGGCCCCTCCGTGGACGTCGCCCTCGACCCCAACATCCAGACCATCGTGCGCGGCGACCTGCTTCCCAAGGGCAAGCTCGCCATCGACCTGGACGGTTCCTGGCTCCCGCAGGACTGGCTGAAGGGCAGCGGACATGAATGGCCGCAGTGGTCACAGGAGTTGGGACTCGCCCATATGCCGACCCAGCACGGCCAGGCCCCCGGCAAGGTGAGCATGTCCGGCGGCTGGACCTGGGCCATCCCGTCCAAGGCGTCCAACCCCGACCTGGCGTTCAAGTTCATCGAGACGATGCAGACGAAGGCGAACGCCCAGAAGTGGTACATCGCCAACTCCGGTATCTCGGTACGGCAGGACGTGGCGTCCGATCCCGCGTACGTGAAGGCGCAGCCCGGCATCAAGTTCTTCACCGACCTGGTGGCGAGCACCCACTACCGCCCGGCGTATCCGGCGTACCCGAAGGTCTCCACGGCGATCCAGGAGGCGATGGAAGCCGTGACGACGGGTGATTCCTCGGCTGAGAAGGCGGCGAGCGGATACGACGACGAGCTGAAGTCGGCCACCGACGACCAAGTGATCAAGAAGTGAGCGTCGGCACGCGGACAGTGTCCCCGGTGCGGGGAAAGGTCGCTTCCCCGCCCCAACCCCGGGGAAGCGCTCGCCGCTCCCTGACCCGCGCGCTCCCGGTCGCTCCGGCCGTCGTCCTGCTGGCCCTCTTCCTCGCAGGCCCGATCGTCTACTGCGCGTACATCGCCTTCACCGACCTGCAGTTGACGGGCCAGGCCCACTCGTCCTTCGTGGGCTTCGAGAACTTCCGGGCCGCGTTCAAGGACGAGGCGTTCCTGAACGCGGTGTGGCTGACGCTGGTGTTCACGCTCGTGTCGTCGCTGATCGGCCAGAACACCCTGGGCCTGGCGCTGGCCGCGCTCATGCAACGGTCGTCGAAGCCGATTCGTACGCTGGTGGGCGGCATCGTGATCACGGCGTGGGTGCTGCCCGAGGTGGTGGCGGGCTTCCTGCTCTACGCCTTCTTCCGCCGCGAGGGCACCTTGAACGCGATCCTGGACTGGCTCCATCTCCCGTCCCAGAACTGGCTGTTCACCCTCCCCATCCTGGCGGTGTCCTTCGCGAACGTCTGGCGGGGCACGGCCTTCTCCATGCTCGTGTACTCGGCGGCGCTGAACGAGATCCCGAAGGAGATCACGGAGGCCGCGGAGGTCGACGGGGCGGGCGGCTGGCGCCGGATGTGGCACATCACGCTGCCGATGATCCGCCGCTCGATCGGCACGAACCTGATGCTCAACACGCTCCAGACCCTGTCCGTCTTCGGCCTGATCTGGGTGATGACCCGGGGCGGCCCCGGCAACAAGAGCCAGACCCTCCCCCTCTTCATGTACGAACAGGCCTTCCAGAAAAGCATGATCGGGTACGGGACGGCGGTGGCGCTGTTGCTGTTGGTGGTGGGCTCGCTGTTCTCGGTCGTGTACATGCGGCTGCTGCGAACGGAGGTGTGAGGATGCCGCGCACTCTCACGTCCCGCCGCTCGTCGCGCCGCCTGGCGGCCGACGCCGGCCTCCTCGCCGTGGCGGCCGCCTTCGCCCTCCCCCTGGCGTGGGTGATCCTGTCCTCGCTGGACCCGAAGGCCGACCTCCAGGTGAAGGTCCCGGACGGCGTGACCTGGGACAACTTCGACGCGGTCCTGACGTCGGACATCACGTTCACACCGCTGCTCAACAGCCTGATCCTGTGCGGGGGCGGGACGCTGCTGACGGTGGTGTGCGCGGCCCTGGCGGCGTACCCGCTGTCGCGGTTCCGGTCCCGGCTCAACCGCCCGTTCCTCCTGACGATCCTCTTCGCGACGAGCCTGCCGATCACGGCGATCATGG
Above is a genomic segment from Streptomyces sp. R21 containing:
- a CDS encoding extracellular solute-binding protein encodes the protein MPVRPTAAAPLLLATLITAASLTACSSGSGSDPDTVKISFKQSTDNSIKIMDTYLADIKKQFEKANPGKKVELVPIKAPDSEYYTKLQQMLRSPKTAPDLVYEDTFLINSDITSGYLKPLDPYLAKWKDWGQFIDTAKTAAKAQDGKTYGVPDGTDTRGLWFDKNIFKKAGLPADWQPKTWDEVLDAARTVKRKVPGVTPLNVYTGKPAGEAATMQGMEMLLYGTGDGKSDPLYDTASKKWIAGGQGFKDSLKFVETVYKEKLGPSVDVALDPNIQTIVRGDLLPKGKLAIDLDGSWLPQDWLKGSGHEWPQWSQELGLAHMPTQHGQAPGKVSMSGGWTWAIPSKASNPDLAFKFIETMQTKANAQKWYIANSGISVRQDVASDPAYVKAQPGIKFFTDLVASTHYRPAYPAYPKVSTAIQEAMEAVTTGDSSAEKAASGYDDELKSATDDQVIKK
- a CDS encoding carbohydrate ABC transporter permease; amino-acid sequence: MRGKVASPPQPRGSARRSLTRALPVAPAVVLLALFLAGPIVYCAYIAFTDLQLTGQAHSSFVGFENFRAAFKDEAFLNAVWLTLVFTLVSSLIGQNTLGLALAALMQRSSKPIRTLVGGIVITAWVLPEVVAGFLLYAFFRREGTLNAILDWLHLPSQNWLFTLPILAVSFANVWRGTAFSMLVYSAALNEIPKEITEAAEVDGAGGWRRMWHITLPMIRRSIGTNLMLNTLQTLSVFGLIWVMTRGGPGNKSQTLPLFMYEQAFQKSMIGYGTAVALLLLVVGSLFSVVYMRLLRTEV